One window of Streptomyces sp. SUK 48 genomic DNA carries:
- a CDS encoding NHLP family bacteriocin export ABC transporter peptidase/permease/ATPase subunit: protein MTPAPQETRGRRRAAPARRPAPASRAGTVRTPTVLQMEAVECGAAALAMVLGHYGRHVPLEELRIACGVSRDGSRASNLLKAARGYGLTARGMQMDLAALAEVRAPAILFWEFNHYVVYDGTGRRLGRRGIHINDPAKGRRFVPLEEFDGSFTGVVLVLEPGEDFTRGGRRPGVLGALPARLRGTAGTLPAAVLASLLLVAVGAAVPALSRTYIDMFLIGGQTSLLGVLFTSMAACVLLTLVLTWLQQANLLHGRIISSTLSSARFLRHLLRLPVTFFAQRSPADLVQRLQSNDQVAETLARDLAAAGVDAIVVVLYAVLLYTYDPQLTFLGIGVALLNIAAMRLVVRLRATRTAKLRADTARLTNTAYTGLQLIETMKATGGEDGYFRKWAGQHAATLEEQQRLGVPSAWLGVVAPTLATFNSALILWIGGLRAVEGHISVGLLVAFQALVTRFTAPLTRLNGVAGRIQDFAADVARLKDVENFQADPLYARGGPGDETRRLHGHVELENVTFGYSPLDKPLLAGFDLTVGPGRQVALVGGSGSGKSTVSRLISGLYAPWDGVIRIDGRRLEDIPRGALAASVSFVDQEVFLFEGSVRDNVALWDPSVPDEAVVEALKDAALYEVVARRPGGIHGKVDQDGRNFSGGQRQRLEIARALVRRPSILVLDEVTSALDAQTELVVMDNLRRRGCACVVIAHRLSTVRDSDEIVVLQHGTVVERGRHEELVARGGAYAALVRER, encoded by the coding sequence GTGACGCCCGCCCCCCAGGAGACCCGCGGCCGCAGACGCGCCGCCCCCGCCCGGCGTCCGGCCCCCGCCTCCCGTGCCGGCACCGTCCGCACGCCCACCGTGCTCCAGATGGAGGCCGTCGAGTGCGGCGCCGCCGCCCTCGCGATGGTCCTCGGCCACTACGGCCGCCATGTCCCGCTGGAGGAACTGCGCATCGCCTGCGGGGTCTCCCGGGACGGCTCGCGCGCCAGCAACCTGCTGAAGGCGGCGCGCGGTTACGGCCTGACCGCCCGGGGCATGCAGATGGACCTGGCCGCCCTCGCCGAGGTGCGCGCCCCGGCCATCCTGTTCTGGGAGTTCAACCACTACGTCGTCTACGACGGGACGGGCCGCCGTCTCGGTCGGCGCGGCATCCACATCAACGACCCCGCCAAGGGCCGCCGTTTCGTGCCCCTGGAGGAGTTCGACGGCAGCTTCACCGGGGTCGTCCTGGTGCTGGAGCCCGGCGAGGACTTCACCCGGGGCGGGCGCAGGCCGGGCGTGCTCGGCGCGCTGCCGGCCCGGCTGCGCGGCACCGCGGGCACCCTGCCCGCCGCGGTGCTGGCCAGTCTGCTGCTGGTCGCGGTCGGCGCGGCCGTACCGGCGCTGAGCCGCACCTATATCGACATGTTCCTGATCGGCGGGCAGACCTCGCTGCTGGGCGTGCTGTTCACCTCGATGGCCGCCTGCGTGCTGCTCACCCTGGTGCTGACCTGGCTCCAGCAGGCCAATCTGCTGCACGGCCGGATCATCTCCTCCACCCTGAGCAGCGCCCGCTTCCTGCGCCATCTGCTGCGGCTGCCGGTGACGTTCTTCGCCCAGCGCTCCCCCGCCGACCTGGTGCAGCGCCTCCAGTCCAACGACCAGGTGGCGGAGACGCTGGCCCGCGACCTGGCGGCGGCCGGCGTGGACGCGATCGTGGTCGTGCTGTACGCGGTGCTGCTCTACACCTACGACCCCCAGCTGACGTTCCTCGGCATCGGCGTGGCCCTGCTGAACATCGCCGCCATGCGGCTGGTCGTACGGCTGCGCGCGACCCGCACGGCCAAGCTGCGCGCGGACACCGCCCGGCTGACCAACACGGCATACACCGGGCTCCAGTTGATCGAGACGATGAAGGCGACCGGCGGTGAGGACGGCTACTTCCGCAAGTGGGCCGGGCAGCACGCGGCCACGCTGGAGGAGCAGCAGCGGCTCGGGGTGCCGAGCGCCTGGCTCGGGGTGGTCGCCCCGACGCTGGCCACGTTCAACAGCGCGCTGATCCTGTGGATCGGCGGTCTGCGCGCCGTCGAGGGGCATATCTCGGTGGGGCTGCTGGTGGCCTTCCAGGCGCTGGTCACCCGCTTCACCGCGCCGCTGACCCGGCTCAACGGGGTGGCGGGCCGCATCCAGGACTTCGCCGCCGACGTGGCCCGGCTGAAGGACGTGGAGAACTTCCAGGCCGATCCGCTCTACGCGCGGGGCGGCCCCGGCGACGAGACGCGCCGGCTGCACGGCCATGTCGAGCTGGAGAACGTGACGTTCGGCTACAGCCCGCTGGACAAGCCGCTGCTGGCCGGCTTCGACCTGACCGTGGGACCGGGGCGGCAGGTGGCCCTGGTGGGCGGCTCGGGCAGCGGCAAGTCCACCGTGTCCAGGCTCATTTCGGGGCTGTACGCCCCCTGGGACGGGGTGATCCGGATCGACGGCCGGCGCCTGGAGGACATCCCGCGCGGCGCGCTCGCCGCCTCCGTCTCCTTCGTGGACCAGGAGGTGTTCCTCTTCGAGGGCTCGGTCCGCGACAACGTCGCCCTGTGGGACCCGTCCGTCCCGGACGAGGCGGTGGTCGAGGCGCTGAAGGACGCGGCCCTGTACGAGGTGGTGGCGCGCCGGCCCGGCGGCATCCACGGCAAGGTCGACCAGGACGGCCGCAACTTCTCCGGCGGGCAGCGCCAACGCCTGGAGATCGCGCGGGCGTTGGTGCGCAGGCCCAGCATCCTGGTCCTGGACGAGGTGACCAGCGCGCTGGACGCGCAGACCGAGCTGGTGGTGATGGACAACCTGCGCCGGCGCGGCTGCGCCTGTGTGGTGATCGCGCACCGGCTGAGCACGGTCCGCGACAGCGACGAGATCGTCGTCCTCCAGCACGGCACGGTGGTCGAACGCGGGCGGCACGAGGAGCTGGTGGCGCGCGGCGGCGCGTACGCGGCGCTGGTCAGGGAGCGTTGA